The Perca fluviatilis chromosome 18, GENO_Pfluv_1.0, whole genome shotgun sequence genomic interval ATATAGAGAGACTGTTTTAATTAAACAATATCAGATTTTGGTGTCCAGTACTGATATTTTATAGtaaaaaacagaagaaagaaaacataaacacacacatcttaGCAGGAAAATCAATCACATAATCTTTCAccttttttaaatcagttttcTCATCATCTTCAACACCTGTGGCGTTCTAAAATTGAATTTCTTCTTTTCCACGCTGCAGCTTCAGGTGCGTCAAGAAAAAGCCCTGCATCGCTACGATGACACAGAAAGCGAGATTTCCCAGTTACTGTCACGCCACAACAATGAGACCCACGTGCTGCGTGAGCGGCTCAGGCGTACTCAGGAGCGGGAGCGGGCAACCGAGCGGCGGATGAAGGACAGCGAGGAGCAGCTACAGAGGAGTCAGGGGACAATCGCACGGCTGAAGAAGCTGGTCGACCAGCGAGAGTTAGGAACCAGAGACGAGCTAAGCCGCAAGCTAGAGGAAGAGAAGACCCGGGCACAAGAGGCGGAACGCAAGATTAAGGTACATTTATTTTAGATTTCATTTATTTAGCTCTTTATCAACAATGCTGAGCTTTGCAGATACTGTAGAATGTAGTGCTGCTATTACTTACCCTTATCTGTACGGACAGATTTGAGAGCCTCTGAATTGTATCTCATTCAATGGAAATTGCCTAAATGGGTCAGGTTTTCAGTTTTACAatatctataaataaattgGGTATTTTCACATTATTGGCTGTTGGGTCAGTGACTGACAGTGACTGTTCAGATTTGATAAAAGTTGCCCTATAATAAACTATTTCTTTACATGATCTTTGTCTTCTTGAAATGAGGCTTACAGATTTGGATCCTTGGGATGAAATAATTTGTGTTTGGTTTACAAGGTTATACTACTTTTACTAGTTACATAAACAATCACTTGCAGACAACACACGCTCATTTGCTCCAAATCTGTGTGGTTCTCTGACAAGCATACAAACAGAATGTCATCATCAGACTTGAGTTCCTTTTTGTAATGCGGCAGCTGGAAAAGTGtatttgttgtctgtgtgtttgaagGAGCTGGAGCGTAGCATGGAGCTGAGCAACAGCAGTTACCAGAGGCAGCTGGctgcagagaggaagaagacAATCAGTGCCCAGGAAGAGATCAGGACTCTGCAGGAGGAGCTGGAACGACTGACCATTAAACTCAAGGTCCAAATACAGTAAAAATATACTTACAAATACCAGCTGAAACCAGCTGTGTCTTTCTTCATTATTGGGTATAAAAAGCAGCATTGCATGAAATCTTTCATTTTGTTGATATGTTTTGTTatcaggagaaagagagagaactaGATGCTAAGAACATCTATGCCAACCGCGTGATGAAACCCGCACTTAGGAAAGATGTTGACAGTGGCACAAAGCGGAAAGGTAATGCCTAATATTAGTTTAGGTAGATAGAAGCTCATTCGTCATCACAAAACCTTAAGCAGTGCTCATGGCAAACCTGGAAGAGTAAAAGGGAAATCAAAATGGTGTGTCATAGCTTGTCATAGTTCATGCATATTGAAATAGTTTTGAAAAGTTGTTGAGCATGGATGCTAATAAATATTAATCATGAAACTATACTACTATACCATACTATCTGTATCAAGGTAAGGTTTGGAATACGTATAGCAAAATTAACTAATACAtatactgtgtatgtatgtgtgtgtatatgtatatatatctctacatacacacacacacacacacatatatatatatatatttatatatatatttatatatatatatatatatatatatatatatatatatatatatatattttatttttgtttcataCATAGTCCCCAGCAGGAGCAGCACCAAGGCAGTGCAGACTAAAGACAGGACATCCAGTGTGGATTTCCCCACACCTCCCCCTGCTATTACTGATGCCAATGAGTACATTGAACATGCACCTGACGAATACCTATCACTCAAGGTAAAGTCACTCCACTTCACCCCCCATGTCCACACTTCTTCAGTCAGTCATTTCATCTATCACACACCTCTTATGCCTCTTAATCTCAATCACTTTACATCAGCAGGAGCTCGACGGAgtggacagacaggcagagacagaagacagacaTCAAAAGTGGGAACAGCAGAAgacgagagacagagaaaaagacagagacaagGAGGAGGAGTTGGTGAAGGAGAAAGATAAAGagctggagagagaggagaagcgGCAACTCAAATTGGAGCTTAATGTGCTGGAGGAGAAGGCAAAGAGACTAAGAGATGGTAAAATAAGCATACGCATCCCTATTGCATTGAGAAAATTAGTAAAGAGTACAAAAACGGTAAGGGATTTGTCTTATGTCCACAGGCTGGGAGAAaacaaaagaggaagaagatagAAAGAGGACAAGCTCCCTGTCAAACCAGGAGGAAGAGAACAACCGGAAGCGTGGCCATGTCCAGGAAGAGGTGCAGAGGTGGAACCAGGAGGTTCTGGCCAATCAGCAGGCAGCAGCGGAAGCACGCCGCAAAAAAGAACAGCTGCTGGCTAAGATGCGTGAAATAGACGGTCAAGACAACAGAACCCAGGACACCATGTTTGCTGAGTCTAGTCCTAAAGCTACCAGTAACTATTCTTCTCCTCAGCAGAGGAACCTTAACTCTTCCATTTTTAACCACACCGAATCAGAGGATTCGGCCAGTTTGCGCGCTGGTGCTGGAAGCGGGGAAGGCGGAAAGAGAAGATCAGGCATGGAGGGTGGAGCTGCTACAACAGGAGTAGGGAGGAGAGCACCGCGGCCCCAAATCTCCAGTGACGACTTGGCATTTGGAAGCTACGCGCCTTCTTTCGGGCGTTCAGCTTCTCGAGGTTCCTCAGGCTTCCCACCACCTCCGCCCAAAGAGGACAGGGACTCTGCATTAGAAGCAATAGGTGTTTTTAGAGGGGTggagatggagaaagaaaaggagatggAAAGAGGGTCGGGGAAGGAGAGGAAGTCTAGCCTCATGCAGCAGCTATTTGGTGCCCTGGCAACACCTGCTTGTGACAGTGTGAGCACCTCCAATAAAATGGAGGTCCTTAACAGTCCTCCAACTACCAATGGAGTGCGTTCAAGAAGGGAAGGACTGCTCAGCTTCAACTCAGGGTCTTCCACCCCTCCAGCATCCTCCCTGAACACCCTGCACGTGGCAGAGAGCAGGCCTGCCATCCGTGCCATCACCTCATTTGATGATGACATAGAGGAGCTTGTCTTATAGAAGGCCATCAATGATAACCGTGAGGTGATCTCCAAAAtaagagatggagggatgaaCACGGTCTGTATATCTAAGTCCGAACACTATTGATTTCCcaatacacattttaaaatgatcaaCAGAACCGAACTTAGAAGCGAAAAAAGGTTTC includes:
- the lca5 gene encoding lebercilin isoform X1 codes for the protein MESENISDPYQDNRDVIQSRQSLQSTKEDSRASSFQKHKKNYQDKIQDEGEKDSCVESRSKTRTCRSDPDRDQISDEEGQRSSRSLYSEDYENESPSDRSISPYSRSRTPSPTPQRGVRTKRIYNSPLYKTVGVGRRGVSRPQRPGGQPLIQQHRRGMLSQSKESTPPKDLDLVTKRMLSARLLKINELRNSLAELQQRTDELQKENRVLRQLQVRQEKALHRYDDTESEISQLLSRHNNETHVLRERLRRTQERERATERRMKDSEEQLQRSQGTIARLKKLVDQRELGTRDELSRKLEEEKTRAQEAERKIKELERSMELSNSSYQRQLAAERKKTISAQEEIRTLQEELERLTIKLKEKERELDAKNIYANRVMKPALRKDVDSGTKRKVPSRSSTKAVQTKDRTSSVDFPTPPPAITDANEYIEHAPDEYLSLKQELDGVDRQAETEDRHQKWEQQKTRDREKDRDKEEELVKEKDKELEREEKRQLKLELNVLEEKAKRLRDGWEKTKEEEDRKRTSSLSNQEEENNRKRGHVQEEVQRWNQEVLANQQAAAEARRKKEQLLAKMREIDGQDNRTQDTMFAESSPKATSNYSSPQQRNLNSSIFNHTESEDSASLRAGAGSGEGGKRRSGMEGGAATTGVGRRAPRPQISSDDLAFGSYAPSFGRSASRGSSGFPPPPPKEDRDSALEAIGVFRGVEMEKEKEMERGSGKERKSSLMQQLFGALATPACDSVSTSNKMEVLNSPPTTNGVRSRREGLLSFNSGSSTPPASSLNTLHVAESRPAIRAITSFDDDIEELVL
- the lca5 gene encoding lebercilin isoform X2 — its product is MESENISDPYQDNRDVIQSRQSLQSTKEDSRASSFQKHKKNYQDKIQDEGEKDSCVESRSKTRTCRSDPDRDQISDEEGQRSSRSLYSEDYENESPSDRSISPYSRSRTPSPTPQRGVRTKRIYNSPLYKTVGVGRRGVSRPQRPGGQPLIQQHRRGMLSQSKESTPPKDLDLVTKRMLSARLLKINELRNSLAELQQRTDELQKENRVLRQLQVRQEKALHRYDDTESEISQLLSRHNNETHVLRERLRRTQERERATERRMKDSEEQLQRSQGTIARLKKLVDQRELGTRDELSRKLEEEKTRAQEAERKIKELERSMELSNSSYQRQLAAERKKTISAQEEIRTLQEELERLTIKLKEKERELDAKNIYANRVMKPALRKDVDSGTKRKVPSRSSTKAVQTKDRTSSVDFPTPPPAITDANEYIEHAPDEYLSLKELDGVDRQAETEDRHQKWEQQKTRDREKDRDKEEELVKEKDKELEREEKRQLKLELNVLEEKAKRLRDGWEKTKEEEDRKRTSSLSNQEEENNRKRGHVQEEVQRWNQEVLANQQAAAEARRKKEQLLAKMREIDGQDNRTQDTMFAESSPKATSNYSSPQQRNLNSSIFNHTESEDSASLRAGAGSGEGGKRRSGMEGGAATTGVGRRAPRPQISSDDLAFGSYAPSFGRSASRGSSGFPPPPPKEDRDSALEAIGVFRGVEMEKEKEMERGSGKERKSSLMQQLFGALATPACDSVSTSNKMEVLNSPPTTNGVRSRREGLLSFNSGSSTPPASSLNTLHVAESRPAIRAITSFDDDIEELVL